A single window of Xylocopilactobacillus apicola DNA harbors:
- a CDS encoding type II toxin-antitoxin system PemK/MazF family toxin, producing the protein MSGVEYTPQKGDIVRINFSPSSGQEIKKYRPALVISNAKYSKLTGLVLVCPITHAENNRLINSGLFVAIKSKNINGYVNPLQFHTFDFRRRGIELVGHVSSKLLSSVIEVIDDVVHGE; encoded by the coding sequence GTGAGTGGAGTTGAATATACTCCTCAAAAGGGTGATATTGTTAGAATTAACTTTAGTCCGAGTAGTGGTCAAGAAATAAAAAAATATCGTCCAGCTCTAGTAATTAGTAATGCTAAATATAGTAAATTAACTGGTTTAGTATTGGTTTGTCCGATTACTCATGCTGAGAATAATCGTTTAATTAATTCGGGGTTATTTGTAGCTATTAAAAGCAAAAATATTAACGGATATGTTAACCCGCTTCAATTTCATACATTTGATTTTAGACGTCGGGGGATTGAACTAGTGGGTCATGTGAGTTCTAAATTGTTATCGAGTGTAATAGAAGTTATAGATGATGTTGTTCACGGAGAA
- the mazE gene encoding type II toxin-antitoxin system PemI/MazE family antitoxin: MKVKTRIVGNSKTVTIPKAFNVAKDTEFTVKQLKNGSIIYTPVHIHRNPFEGDWFNEDLRQIDVTDGEEILDSEWS; encoded by the coding sequence ATGAAAGTCAAAACAAGAATTGTTGGAAATTCAAAAACTGTAACGATCCCAAAGGCTTTTAACGTGGCAAAGGATACGGAATTTACGGTAAAACAATTAAAAAACGGTTCGATAATATATACACCTGTTCATATTCATCGAAATCCGTTTGAAGGCGATTGGTTTAATGAAGATTTAAGACAGATTGATGTAACAGATGGAGAGGAAATTTTAGATAGTGAGTGGAGTTGA
- a CDS encoding metal ABC transporter substrate-binding protein, translating to MKKIILGLALLLSVWTLGACSNNKNSQPAKNEKLKVVVTNSIIADITKNIAKDKITLHSIVPVGKDPHEYEPLPEDVQKTSRADLIFYNGINLETGGNAWFSKLVKNANKKENEDYFATTKGVKVIYLEGQEGKGKEDPHAWLNLENGVIYAKNIEKQLAKKDPKNKDFYAKNLESYVKKLEALDQEAKSKFASIPKEKKLIVTSEGCFKYFSKAYGIPAAYIWEINTEEEGTPDQIKDLVAKLRTTKVPSLFVESSVDDRPMKTISKDTNIPIYSTIFTDSVAKKGQNGDSYYSMMKWNLDKIAEGLAK from the coding sequence ATGAAAAAAATTATACTTGGGCTCGCTTTACTTCTCAGCGTGTGGACTCTCGGCGCTTGTTCTAACAACAAAAACAGCCAACCAGCCAAAAATGAAAAATTGAAAGTTGTTGTCACTAATTCCATCATTGCGGATATTACCAAAAATATTGCCAAGGACAAAATTACACTTCACAGCATTGTGCCAGTCGGCAAGGATCCGCACGAGTATGAGCCGTTGCCTGAAGATGTGCAGAAAACTTCGCGGGCTGATTTGATTTTCTATAATGGAATCAATCTCGAAACCGGTGGTAATGCTTGGTTCAGCAAGTTGGTCAAAAACGCTAACAAGAAGGAAAACGAGGATTATTTTGCCACGACTAAAGGTGTCAAGGTGATTTACTTGGAAGGCCAAGAAGGAAAAGGCAAGGAAGATCCTCATGCCTGGCTTAATTTAGAAAATGGAGTCATTTACGCCAAAAACATCGAAAAGCAATTGGCGAAGAAGGATCCGAAGAATAAAGATTTTTATGCCAAAAACTTGGAGAGCTATGTCAAGAAGCTGGAGGCTTTAGATCAGGAGGCGAAGTCGAAGTTTGCCTCGATCCCGAAGGAGAAGAAATTAATCGTTACAAGTGAAGGATGTTTCAAATATTTCTCAAAGGCTTACGGCATTCCGGCTGCTTACATCTGGGAGATCAACACTGAAGAGGAAGGCACGCCTGATCAGATCAAGGATTTGGTTGCCAAATTGCGCACGACGAAGGTGCCGTCACTTTTCGTTGAGAGCAGTGTCGACGATCGGCCGATGAAGACAATTTCTAAGGATACCAATATTCCGATCTATTCGACGATTTTCACCGATTCAGTTGCTAAGAAGGGCCAGAACGGAGACAGCTATTATTCGATGATGAAATGGAATCTCGACAAAATTGCTGAGGGTTTGGCTAAATAA
- a CDS encoding metal ABC transporter permease, with amino-acid sequence MIQNFINGLSEFHFLQNALVTAVVIGVVSGAVGCFIILRGMSLMGDAISHAVLPGVAISYIMGINFFIGAILFGLLASVLITFIQNNSIVKGDTAIGITFSSFLALGVILIGVANSSTDLFHILFGNILAVQDIDKWITLGVSAVVILIIILFFKELLITSFDPIMAKSMGMKVNFYHYLLMILLTLVAVTAMQSVGTILIVAMLITPAATAYLYANSLKTMIFISSLLGAFSSVLGLFIGYSFNIAAGSSIVLTSAVIFAISFLISPKQNFFNRKGKKTA; translated from the coding sequence ATGATTCAGAATTTTATTAATGGATTGTCAGAATTTCATTTCTTACAAAATGCACTCGTTACCGCAGTAGTTATTGGAGTTGTTTCAGGCGCCGTCGGTTGTTTTATTATTTTGCGAGGGATGTCTTTGATGGGAGACGCGATTTCTCACGCGGTTTTGCCAGGAGTTGCCATTTCTTACATTATGGGCATAAATTTTTTCATTGGAGCCATTTTATTCGGGCTGCTAGCTTCCGTGCTCATCACGTTCATTCAAAATAATAGCATCGTTAAAGGAGATACGGCGATCGGGATTACCTTCAGCTCATTTCTGGCTTTAGGGGTCATTTTAATTGGCGTGGCGAACAGCTCAACTGATTTGTTTCACATTTTATTTGGGAATATTTTGGCCGTGCAAGACATCGATAAATGGATTACCCTGGGAGTTTCAGCAGTTGTCATTTTAATCATAATTTTATTTTTTAAGGAATTGCTGATCACGTCATTTGACCCAATTATGGCAAAATCTATGGGCATGAAAGTTAACTTTTATCATTATTTGCTGATGATCTTGTTAACTTTGGTCGCAGTAACTGCGATGCAGAGCGTGGGGACCATCTTAATCGTGGCAATGCTGATCACCCCAGCGGCCACCGCTTATTTATACGCCAATAGTTTGAAAACAATGATCTTCATATCGTCACTTTTGGGCGCGTTTTCCTCGGTCTTAGGTTTATTTATTGGCTACAGTTTCAATATTGCAGCCGGCTCTAGCATCGTCTTGACCTCAGCGGTCATCTTCGCAATTAGTTTTCTCATTTCACCGAAACAGAACTTCTTTAATAGAAAGGGTAAGAAAACAGCATGA
- a CDS encoding metal ABC transporter ATP-binding protein: MLEIKHIKVYYNDVVALDDISLSVADQAITGIIGPNGAGKSTLLKSILNIIPHQGEALINGKNSKESLRDIAYVEQKTDIDSTFPIKVRECVSLGTYAQMKIFQKTTRKEWEKVTAALEKVNLADYAERQIGELSGGQFQRVLLARCLAQEADYIFLDEPFVGIDSVSEKIIMDALLDLKAQGKTILIVHHDLSKVRQYFDQLIILNQRLIANGPVDAVFDETNLKAAYGDSIFV, from the coding sequence ATGTTAGAAATTAAACATATTAAGGTTTATTACAATGACGTTGTGGCGTTGGATGATATCTCGCTTTCCGTAGCAGACCAGGCTATCACTGGCATCATCGGCCCCAACGGCGCGGGTAAGTCGACCTTACTTAAATCAATTTTGAATATTATCCCGCATCAGGGAGAGGCTTTAATTAACGGCAAAAACAGTAAAGAAAGTTTGAGAGATATTGCCTACGTCGAACAAAAAACTGATATTGACAGTACTTTTCCGATCAAAGTACGCGAATGTGTTTCGTTGGGCACTTATGCTCAGATGAAAATTTTTCAGAAAACAACACGTAAAGAATGGGAAAAAGTGACGGCAGCTTTGGAAAAAGTCAACCTAGCGGATTATGCTGAACGTCAAATTGGTGAGTTGTCAGGTGGACAGTTTCAGCGAGTGCTGCTAGCGAGGTGTTTAGCGCAAGAGGCAGATTATATCTTCTTAGATGAACCATTTGTTGGAATCGATTCAGTTAGTGAAAAGATTATTATGGATGCCTTACTTGATTTGAAAGCCCAGGGCAAGACCATTTTGATTGTGCATCATGATTTAAGCAAGGTCAGACAGTATTTCGATCAACTGATCATTTTAAATCAGCGCTTAATTGCCAATGGTCCAGTTGATGCGGTCTTTGATGAAACGAATCTCAAGGCCGCTTATGGCGACAGTATTTTTGTTTAA
- a CDS encoding type III toxin-antitoxin system ToxN/AbiQ family toxin produces MLNEYIFLSDPSVNQRIINKAETVYRKKTIDKDDYYDLFCNDFKLLERELANFKR; encoded by the coding sequence TTGCTAAACGAGTATATTTTTCTGTCAGATCCATCAGTAAATCAGAGGATTATTAACAAGGCGGAGACTGTATATCGTAAGAAAACCATTGATAAAGATGACTATTATGATTTGTTTTGTAATGATTTTAAATTATTAGAACGAGAATTAGCAAATTTTAAGAGGTAG
- a CDS encoding type III toxin-antitoxin system ToxN/AbiQ family toxin: MNLYTISDEYISYAHKIEPKVALQENYLGDRDYCGIVIKQGKFNYYAPLSSYSAKKELKMKKRNRIIIRIFEKENLNNRLGYVLLNNMLPVPLSELSRVQITMSKGTPKEYYC, translated from the coding sequence TTGAATTTATATACGATTTCTGATGAATACATTTCGTATGCGCATAAGATCGAACCAAAAGTAGCTCTTCAGGAAAATTACCTAGGTGATCGGGATTATTGCGGCATCGTTATTAAGCAAGGCAAGTTTAATTACTATGCCCCGTTGTCAAGCTACAGTGCCAAAAAAGAACTCAAAATGAAAAAACGAAATCGAATAATTATAAGAATCTTTGAAAAAGAGAATCTTAATAATCGATTGGGTTATGTCTTGCTAAATAACATGCTTCCGGTTCCCTTGAGCGAATTAAGTCGAGTTCAAATAACTATGAGTAAAGGGACACCTAAAGAATATTATTGCTAA
- a CDS encoding ABC transporter permease has protein sequence MRIRELFVSALRSLWSNKRRSILTMLGIVIGIAAVITILSLGDGVRVETLKSLQADSSGQQSSEIRFMSNEDGGGGGVTSDGMMLPAPSSNSKVSGFNDNDVSKAEENPKVAKVKLQSDDDGFINSQGNINSKSESFHVYLTKKANHDHLVAGRGISKSDILANNPVALVDQYTAKKAYRTINNALNAGIELNGINYTIVGIIRDDATHGEYQQYQIAVPRQVYMNNSGIVPKNTMKITFVKGADVSKETKKIAEHLNSKGSQHNSGSYEYMDMSEMLKGISDTIQMITLFVVAIAGISLFIAGIGVMNMMYISVSERTQEIGIRMAVGANQRQILWQFLIEAIALTLTGGVIGYLAGIGLAQAISSFLPFKATVTLSTFLLAFGTSTIIGLIFGILPAKTASRKNLIEILR, from the coding sequence ATGCGAATTCGTGAATTATTTGTTAGTGCTCTGCGCTCCTTGTGGTCAAATAAGCGGCGAAGCATTTTGACGATGCTTGGAATTGTGATCGGAATTGCTGCGGTAATCACGATTTTGTCATTGGGTGATGGCGTTAGAGTTGAAACGCTCAAAAGCTTGCAGGCCGATAGCTCTGGTCAGCAGTCATCAGAGATCCGCTTCATGTCTAATGAAGACGGCGGGGGCGGCGGAGTGACCTCAGACGGAATGATGCTCCCTGCTCCGAGTTCCAATTCGAAAGTATCGGGTTTCAATGACAACGATGTTAGTAAGGCTGAAGAAAATCCGAAAGTCGCCAAAGTGAAGCTCCAATCTGATGATGACGGGTTTATCAATAGCCAAGGCAACATCAATAGCAAAAGTGAAAGTTTTCATGTTTATTTAACTAAAAAGGCTAATCACGATCATCTGGTTGCAGGACGTGGAATCAGCAAATCCGATATTTTGGCCAACAATCCAGTGGCCTTGGTGGATCAGTACACAGCTAAGAAAGCTTATCGGACGATCAATAATGCCCTCAACGCAGGGATTGAGCTAAACGGGATTAATTACACGATCGTTGGGATAATTAGAGATGATGCCACTCACGGTGAGTATCAGCAATATCAAATTGCCGTGCCGCGCCAAGTTTATATGAATAATAGCGGAATTGTGCCGAAGAACACCATGAAAATAACTTTTGTTAAAGGGGCAGATGTATCTAAGGAAACGAAGAAGATTGCTGAACACCTTAATTCTAAGGGTTCACAGCATAATAGTGGCAGTTATGAGTATATGGATATGTCTGAAATGCTCAAAGGTATCAGTGATACCATCCAGATGATTACTTTGTTTGTTGTGGCAATTGCTGGAATCTCTCTTTTCATCGCTGGCATCGGAGTTATGAATATGATGTATATTTCGGTTAGTGAGCGGACTCAGGAAATCGGGATCCGGATGGCGGTGGGAGCAAACCAACGCCAGATTCTGTGGCAGTTTTTGATTGAAGCAATTGCTTTAACTTTGACAGGGGGTGTGATCGGCTATCTTGCAGGAATTGGGCTGGCCCAGGCGATCTCGTCGTTCTTGCCGTTTAAAGCGACCGTGACGCTCTCGACGTTCTTATTGGCATTTGGGACTTCAACGATTATTGGCTTGATCTTCGGGATTCTGCCCGCAAAGACCGCCAGCAGGAAGAACTTAATTGAGATTCTTCGCTAG
- a CDS encoding ABC transporter ATP-binding protein has translation MINLSSVNKTYKQGSENYQVLFDINLKIAQGEFVAIMGPSGSGKSTLIDIIGFLDQKFEGKYTFDNVVVSNLNRREHAKLRNRSVGFVFQNFKLINNQNVGENVGLPLLYSGAKRRDIMARVNEVLDQVGLEGSYRKMPKNLSGGQQQRVAIARAIVSKPSFLVADEPTGALDSATSKEIMKLFKELNQSGTTVIMVTHDEKVANQANRLVKILDGRIQSDSEVEHANS, from the coding sequence ATGATTAATTTGTCGTCAGTTAATAAAACCTATAAGCAAGGAAGCGAAAATTATCAAGTTCTCTTCGATATCAATCTAAAGATTGCTCAAGGTGAATTTGTGGCGATTATGGGTCCGTCGGGTTCTGGCAAGTCGACTTTAATTGATATTATCGGTTTTTTAGATCAAAAATTCGAAGGCAAATACACCTTTGATAACGTAGTTGTCAGCAATTTAAACCGGCGTGAGCATGCTAAATTGCGTAATCGCTCCGTGGGATTTGTGTTCCAGAATTTTAAGCTGATTAATAATCAGAATGTGGGCGAAAATGTTGGATTGCCGCTGCTTTATTCCGGAGCTAAAAGACGCGATATTATGGCGCGGGTAAACGAGGTCTTAGACCAAGTGGGCCTTGAAGGTAGTTATCGCAAAATGCCGAAAAATCTTTCCGGTGGTCAACAGCAAAGAGTAGCAATTGCGCGTGCGATCGTTTCGAAGCCGAGTTTTTTGGTGGCAGATGAACCAACGGGTGCGCTTGATTCAGCAACTTCCAAAGAAATTATGAAACTTTTTAAAGAATTAAATCAAAGTGGGACGACTGTAATCATGGTAACTCACGACGAGAAAGTCGCTAATCAAGCTAATAGACTGGTCAAAATTTTAGATGGTCGAATTCAAAGCGATTCGGAGGTGGAACATGCGAATTCGTGA
- a CDS encoding efflux RND transporter periplasmic adaptor subunit, with protein MKKKKVLIISAIVVAVAVIAFVGINRMNRSKAMEAKMMEQSGYETYKVTNVPDLSMSGKIVAGKTQALMSPNGKLDQLNVKDGQEVTNGTVLLTVTDTSVQDNINNQKSVVAKANRMVTSANNALKSAQQSYNQADEESKPSLKDAVSKAQQDVNDANTDLNEENSKLTELQNKLHANLNAPFDGIVSVDNNSKDGVPAITMNSKQKVLQASVSEYDYPKVHVGDSIEITGVDGSPSQKTTITKINQVPSNQGKGTAYYSFSADVNDEFLYGQSVKLKIAQKGLKIPESAVHNGSIFKVVHGKARKIKADVSKSGDVFLVNSGVAKGEVIVANPDDKLKDGENVND; from the coding sequence ATGAAAAAGAAAAAAGTTTTAATTATCAGTGCTATAGTTGTTGCGGTGGCAGTAATTGCGTTTGTTGGCATTAACCGCATGAATCGCAGTAAGGCGATGGAAGCGAAAATGATGGAGCAGTCAGGATATGAGACCTACAAAGTGACAAACGTTCCAGATCTTTCGATGAGTGGCAAAATTGTCGCTGGCAAAACCCAAGCGTTGATGTCGCCTAATGGCAAATTAGACCAGTTAAATGTTAAAGACGGTCAGGAAGTTACTAACGGCACGGTGTTGCTTACGGTGACTGATACTTCGGTGCAAGATAATATTAATAATCAAAAAAGTGTAGTAGCTAAAGCTAACCGGATGGTGACTAGTGCCAATAACGCTTTAAAGAGTGCGCAGCAAAGCTATAACCAAGCTGACGAAGAGAGTAAACCAAGCCTTAAAGATGCGGTGAGCAAGGCGCAGCAAGACGTGAATGACGCTAACACCGATTTGAATGAAGAAAATAGTAAGCTAACGGAGCTCCAGAATAAATTGCATGCTAATTTGAATGCACCGTTTGACGGAATTGTTTCAGTTGATAATAATTCCAAAGACGGAGTACCAGCGATCACGATGAATTCGAAGCAAAAAGTGCTGCAGGCAAGCGTTTCTGAGTATGATTATCCGAAGGTTCACGTTGGTGATTCGATTGAAATTACGGGTGTTGACGGCTCACCAAGTCAGAAAACCACAATTACTAAAATCAATCAGGTTCCAAGTAACCAAGGAAAAGGAACCGCATATTATTCATTTTCCGCTGATGTGAACGATGAATTTTTGTACGGACAAAGTGTTAAATTGAAGATCGCCCAAAAAGGCTTAAAGATTCCAGAAAGTGCAGTTCACAATGGCTCCATCTTTAAAGTCGTTCATGGCAAAGCACGCAAAATCAAGGCTGATGTGAGCAAATCAGGCGATGTTTTTCTGGTGAATTCAGGTGTTGCTAAGGGCGAAGTTATTGTAGCAAACCCAGATGACAAATTAAAAGATGGCGAGAATGTGAATGATTAA
- a CDS encoding cupin domain-containing protein, translated as MHKEDYISSLALTPHQEGGWFRQIYDSDEKFFDESSKADRYYYTSIYFLLDDQSCSHFHRLNHDELWYYHDGASITIHCIAPNGDYSAVKLGKNLSAGEVMQFKVPKETIFASEVNQPDSFCLVSCVVSPGFDYHDFELMHKSSLLEKYPKFTEIIDRLAVS; from the coding sequence ATGCACAAAGAAGATTACATCTCCTCTTTAGCGCTAACTCCCCACCAAGAAGGGGGCTGGTTTCGCCAGATTTATGATAGTGATGAGAAGTTTTTTGATGAGAGTAGTAAAGCCGATCGATATTATTACACTTCGATTTATTTCTTGTTGGACGACCAAAGTTGTTCCCATTTCCATCGTCTAAACCATGATGAGCTGTGGTATTACCACGATGGGGCGTCGATCACAATTCACTGCATCGCGCCAAACGGTGATTATAGCGCAGTAAAACTTGGCAAAAATCTGTCTGCAGGAGAGGTCATGCAGTTTAAAGTACCAAAAGAGACAATTTTTGCCTCTGAGGTCAATCAGCCAGATTCGTTTTGTCTGGTCAGCTGCGTTGTTTCGCCGGGATTTGATTACCATGACTTTGAATTGATGCACAAATCTTCACTATTAGAAAAATATCCGAAATTTACAGAAATTATTGACCGATTAGCGGTATCTTAG
- a CDS encoding anti sigma factor C-terminal domain-containing protein yields the protein MSEDQEFARLARNIKIKKWLLTFVMVFCTIILVALFAYKIDAALTRRQHDRLDRRMQIEYQLMSPNIEISDRYISEAGAFAGGKLISHRYKEIDGYRIPWSPQEGKYTFWSEEILMGDMIDFAGDQAYDRQTQTKIPIFYNKYAKLKPGRIFPVKKVNEIGQVAKMKGYVAEVALTFKEPLTYEEINRKLPDKIKGNWYWFGMGTSKELCAYNNQYLGFQVNRHNRLKGDYRDGVEMIKSNPKVNLGEFNSFSYSDYLKNYFKKYPTIDKAKFAGVIITGKSENFAPLVGASWIYASSVGATIKTVPYIEPKY from the coding sequence ATGAGTGAAGACCAAGAATTCGCCCGTTTAGCTAGAAATATCAAAATCAAAAAATGGCTGTTAACCTTTGTGATGGTTTTTTGCACCATAATTTTGGTTGCTTTATTCGCCTATAAAATTGATGCTGCTTTAACAAGAAGACAACATGATCGGCTCGATCGGAGAATGCAAATTGAATATCAGCTGATGTCTCCTAACATTGAAATTAGTGACCGCTACATTAGTGAGGCGGGAGCTTTTGCAGGGGGCAAGCTGATCAGTCACCGCTATAAAGAAATTGATGGTTACCGGATTCCTTGGAGTCCACAGGAAGGCAAATATACCTTCTGGAGTGAAGAAATACTGATGGGAGATATGATCGACTTTGCAGGCGATCAGGCGTACGACCGACAGACGCAGACGAAAATTCCTATTTTCTACAATAAATATGCAAAATTAAAACCGGGTCGAATATTTCCGGTGAAGAAAGTTAACGAGATTGGTCAAGTGGCAAAAATGAAAGGCTACGTCGCAGAAGTCGCCCTGACTTTTAAGGAGCCACTAACTTACGAAGAGATTAATCGTAAGCTCCCTGATAAGATCAAAGGTAATTGGTATTGGTTTGGAATGGGAACTTCAAAAGAGTTGTGTGCATACAACAATCAATATCTAGGATTTCAGGTGAATCGGCATAACCGCTTAAAAGGAGATTACCGAGATGGCGTCGAGATGATCAAGTCCAATCCGAAAGTAAATCTTGGCGAATTCAATTCATTTTCTTATTCGGATTATTTAAAAAATTATTTCAAGAAATATCCGACGATCGATAAAGCTAAATTTGCGGGCGTAATTATTACTGGCAAAAGCGAAAACTTTGCGCCTTTGGTTGGAGCATCTTGGATTTATGCAAGTTCAGTGGGCGCAACGATCAAAACCGTACCCTATATTGAGCCGAAATATTGA
- a CDS encoding RNA polymerase sigma factor, whose amino-acid sequence MKLDRYEELLKDLMIELRRYLISKGAKPDLAEDVVQDIFVKVLEMELILPPDQLRPYLYRMVRNKYIDLYRRDQRLNALVEQYLIPELSRPEVQESDHSEKLEHALNQLSAENRQLLKMKYLDQKTNEELAKELKIPMAAVKMRLYRIRKKIKKMTGDNIDE is encoded by the coding sequence TTGAAATTAGACCGGTATGAAGAGCTGCTAAAAGATTTGATGATTGAATTACGCCGCTATCTGATCAGTAAAGGCGCGAAGCCTGATTTAGCTGAAGATGTGGTGCAAGATATTTTCGTTAAAGTTCTTGAAATGGAGCTTATTTTGCCGCCAGATCAATTGCGTCCTTACCTTTATCGGATGGTTAGAAATAAATATATTGATCTTTATCGACGAGATCAACGATTAAACGCCTTGGTCGAGCAGTATTTGATTCCAGAATTATCGCGCCCAGAGGTTCAAGAGAGTGATCATTCTGAGAAGTTGGAGCACGCACTCAATCAATTGAGCGCAGAGAATCGCCAGCTTTTGAAAATGAAATATCTCGATCAAAAGACGAATGAAGAGCTTGCTAAAGAGCTCAAAATCCCAATGGCTGCAGTGAAAATGCGCTTATATCGAATCCGTAAGAAAATTAAGAAAATGACAGGAGATAATATTGATGAGTGA